The Persephonella sp. IF05-L8 genome contains a region encoding:
- a CDS encoding ATP-dependent Clp protease adaptor ClpS, whose product MGIGFETDIQEKKKTEIGLPAKVIVYNDDWHTFEEVIYQIMKATKCDLATAEALTWEIHTKGKAVVFEGDLEEALYVQNVLEEIDLSVEVLI is encoded by the coding sequence ATGGGCATAGGATTTGAGACTGACATTCAGGAAAAGAAAAAAACAGAGATAGGCTTACCGGCAAAAGTAATAGTTTATAACGATGACTGGCATACCTTTGAAGAGGTAATCTATCAAATAATGAAAGCTACTAAATGCGACCTTGCAACAGCAGAAGCTTTGACATGGGAAATACACACTAAAGGGAAAGCAGTTGTATTTGAAGGAGATTTAGAAGAAGCCCTCTATGTCCAGAATGTCCTTGAGGAGATAGACTTATCTGTAGAAGTTTTAATATAA
- a CDS encoding HAD hydrolase-like protein: protein MRIKGFLIDLDGVLTKDENFSPINGAIEFISYLKKENIPFVIATSNSRYPPEEIAEKMQKHGFDIDSSDIVSPLVVAPEVLKKENIKTLFILGSDAVKKFFVEKSFRVIDDYHVDAVLVGLDKSLSFQKIKIATTALKREKAKLYALNKNIISKDDDGLLFPGVGTVAKMFATACQCNEDFKHFGKGGEEYNKVIFEKIGIKPENLAIISDDIFVDLGGYQKLGLKTIFATTGKYTVEDIPEDMKIDLVVNSLKELIGRIEFID, encoded by the coding sequence ATGAGGATAAAAGGATTTCTAATAGATTTAGATGGTGTTCTTACAAAGGATGAAAATTTTTCTCCTATCAATGGTGCTATTGAGTTTATTAGCTATTTAAAAAAAGAAAATATTCCTTTCGTAATAGCAACAAGTAATTCCCGATATCCCCCTGAGGAAATCGCAGAGAAAATGCAAAAACATGGTTTTGATATAGATAGTTCAGACATAGTTTCTCCGTTGGTTGTTGCCCCTGAAGTTTTGAAAAAAGAAAATATAAAAACTTTATTTATTTTAGGTTCTGATGCTGTAAAAAAATTTTTTGTAGAAAAAAGTTTTAGGGTAATTGATGATTATCATGTGGATGCTGTTCTTGTTGGTTTAGATAAAAGTTTGAGTTTCCAGAAAATAAAGATAGCCACTACAGCTTTAAAAAGAGAAAAAGCGAAGCTGTATGCACTGAACAAAAATATTATCTCAAAAGATGATGATGGTCTTTTATTTCCAGGGGTGGGAACGGTTGCAAAAATGTTTGCCACTGCCTGCCAGTGTAATGAGGATTTTAAGCATTTTGGAAAAGGTGGTGAAGAGTATAACAAGGTTATTTTTGAGAAGATTGGAATTAAACCAGAAAATCTGGCTATTATAAGCGATGATATATTTGTAGACCTTGGAGGTTATCAAAAGCTTGGGTTAAAAACTATTTTTGCAACTACTGGGAAATATACTGTTGAGGATATACCTGAAGATATGAAAATAGATTTAGTTGTTAATTCCCTTAAAGAACTTATTGGGAGGATTGAATTTATTGATTAA
- the nadD gene encoding nicotinate (nicotinamide) nucleotide adenylyltransferase: MIGLYGGSFDPVHIGHLRIAEDIREYFSLEKIVFIPAYHSPLKDPSKATPEDRLNMLKISIEDNPYFDIDDIEIKRKGKSYTIDTIKIYRGKLGYYPFFIVGTDAFLTLDKWKNPEKLIKNTNFIVVGRGKDNLETISSFIKNKFSEMEIKTNNQLNPKKSGVVYFFSSRRIDISSTEIRSRVRTGKSIKYLVLPQIERYILNKKLYRG, encoded by the coding sequence ATGATTGGATTATACGGCGGAAGTTTTGACCCTGTTCATATAGGACATCTCCGAATAGCTGAGGATATAAGAGAGTATTTTTCTCTTGAAAAAATAGTTTTTATCCCTGCTTATCACTCTCCTCTAAAAGACCCCAGTAAAGCCACTCCAGAAGATAGACTTAATATGCTTAAAATATCTATTGAAGATAATCCTTATTTTGATATTGATGACATAGAAATTAAACGTAAAGGCAAATCTTATACTATTGATACAATAAAAATTTATAGAGGAAAACTTGGTTATTATCCATTTTTCATTGTTGGAACAGATGCATTTTTGACCCTTGATAAATGGAAAAATCCAGAAAAACTAATTAAAAACACCAATTTTATTGTTGTTGGAAGAGGAAAGGACAATCTTGAAACAATAAGCAGTTTTATAAAAAATAAATTCTCCGAAATGGAGATAAAAACAAATAATCAACTTAATCCTAAAAAGTCAGGTGTAGTTTATTTCTTTAGCAGTAGAAGAATAGATATATCTTCTACGGAAATAAGAAGCCGAGTAAGGACAGGAAAATCTATAAAATATCTTGTTTTGCCTCAAATAGAAAGATATATTTTAAATAAAAAACTATACAGAGGCTGA
- a CDS encoding Do family serine endopeptidase: MKRFFPPILILLILFQFQLSLATSLMQQLENERIQLVEKVSPGVATIFTIKEVKVANPFAGSPFGDFFGIPNVPEFKQKQEGLGSGFIVKVDKEKKKVYLLTNNHVVENAQNIKVQFKNGVVLDAKIVGTDKLSDVALIAVPFKEGIEKFAEENVLKLGNSDKLKPGMTVIAIGSPLGLKGTVTMGIISALNREMPGHPGEGFIQTDAAINPGNSGGPLINLNGEVIGINTAIIMGAQGLGFAVPINQAKWVMEQVLKYGKVKRSKIGVVIQPLTPELAKHFGVKKGVLVAQVMKGGPADKAGIKPGDIIVAVNGKPVSKIIELQKYVMRNPPGTKIKITVIRDGKKMDFTVKTISWEEGEEVSEGNLHEMEAKYGLIVKDITPNLVERYRIPKVPYGVFVLGVKYGSVAEEAGIRTGDVILTINRKPVKTVRDFWKEIKKAEKKGADSVLLFIRRGDATIYTVMPIIKEKK; the protein is encoded by the coding sequence ATGAAAAGATTTTTCCCCCCTATCTTAATTCTTCTAATTCTATTCCAATTTCAATTATCACTTGCCACCTCTCTAATGCAACAGCTTGAAAACGAAAGAATTCAGTTAGTAGAGAAAGTCTCACCGGGAGTTGCAACCATTTTTACAATAAAAGAGGTAAAGGTTGCAAATCCCTTTGCAGGTAGTCCATTTGGAGACTTTTTTGGTATACCAAATGTTCCTGAATTTAAGCAAAAACAAGAGGGGCTTGGTTCAGGATTTATTGTAAAAGTAGATAAAGAAAAGAAAAAAGTTTATCTTCTCACCAACAACCATGTAGTTGAGAATGCTCAAAATATAAAGGTTCAGTTTAAAAATGGGGTTGTTCTGGATGCAAAAATAGTGGGAACAGACAAACTCAGTGATGTTGCTTTAATAGCTGTTCCATTCAAAGAAGGAATAGAAAAGTTCGCCGAAGAAAATGTTCTAAAGTTAGGAAACTCAGACAAACTCAAACCTGGTATGACAGTAATTGCTATAGGTAGCCCACTGGGACTAAAAGGAACTGTAACAATGGGAATTATTTCTGCATTAAATAGAGAGATGCCAGGACATCCTGGAGAGGGATTTATACAGACAGATGCAGCAATTAACCCTGGAAACTCAGGGGGACCTCTCATTAATCTAAACGGAGAAGTTATAGGAATAAACACCGCAATTATTATGGGTGCTCAGGGACTTGGTTTTGCAGTGCCAATTAACCAGGCAAAATGGGTTATGGAACAGGTTCTAAAATACGGAAAAGTCAAAAGAAGCAAAATCGGTGTTGTTATTCAACCACTAACTCCCGAATTAGCTAAACATTTTGGAGTTAAAAAAGGTGTTCTGGTTGCTCAGGTAATGAAAGGAGGACCAGCAGACAAAGCAGGTATAAAGCCTGGAGATATTATAGTGGCTGTCAATGGAAAGCCTGTAAGCAAAATAATAGAGCTACAAAAATATGTTATGAGAAACCCTCCTGGAACTAAAATTAAAATCACAGTCATTAGAGATGGCAAAAAGATGGACTTTACAGTCAAAACTATCTCCTGGGAAGAAGGAGAAGAAGTATCAGAAGGCAATCTCCATGAAATGGAAGCCAAATACGGTCTAATCGTAAAAGATATAACACCAAATCTGGTAGAAAGATACAGAATTCCAAAAGTTCCTTATGGTGTATTCGTACTGGGAGTAAAATATGGTTCTGTTGCAGAAGAAGCTGGAATTAGAACCGGTGATGTAATTTTAACAATAAATAGAAAACCTGTGAAAACAGTTAGAGATTTCTGGAAAGAAATTAAAAAAGCAGAGAAAAAAGGAGCAGACAGCGTACTACTCTTTATCAGAAGAGGAGATGCCACAATCTATACTGTGATGCCTATTATCAAAGAGAAAAAATAA
- a CDS encoding flagellin produces MALRINYNFQAEFTHVNIMKTERNLNTSLERLATGYRINSAKDDAAGLFIADQLNLVAKALEQGSRNAQDGISASQIAEASLSQIYEKLTDMYTKAEQAATDTNDATARLALQEDIRKLVDAIDRISNSAEFNGIKLLDGSFKNKVIHYGARADQTLSISIDSARAKDLGAYVVSGTGATTNGADTVANVISGTDFEFASTETISIAGRTLTPATNEITDAKRIADWINGDSVLQELGIEATVKNQSVADATWTNITVGSDDSVDIKFYVGPETTADFTISYGAGETITLDDLVQKINSEASANGLNLTAKAVDNKLVLETDGETVAVEITLTAGTDTGNTTDINLGQFIQGGTGQTLTDAATATASGVKVGDLTVLGPDSYSYDLTGVSGALGVTVATGPATLNNLNSLDVTSNASAELAMKVIDIAIKKVDTLRSNLGSIQINLQALIDNNDFSAVQTREAESRIRNVDFAKEMSNFTKQQTLMQSGMAMLAQANQLPQLVLQLLR; encoded by the coding sequence ATGGCACTGAGAATTAACTACAACTTCCAGGCAGAATTTACCCACGTAAATATCATGAAGACAGAGAGAAATCTGAACACTTCACTGGAAAGACTTGCTACAGGTTACAGAATTAACTCTGCAAAAGATGATGCAGCTGGCTTATTCATTGCTGACCAGTTAAATTTAGTTGCTAAAGCTTTAGAACAGGGTTCCAGAAATGCACAGGATGGTATTTCTGCTTCACAAATAGCGGAAGCTTCATTATCTCAAATCTATGAAAAGCTAACTGACATGTATACAAAGGCAGAGCAAGCAGCAACTGATACTAACGACGCAACTGCAAGATTAGCTCTCCAAGAAGATATAAGAAAACTTGTTGATGCTATTGATAGGATTTCAAACAGTGCAGAGTTTAACGGAATTAAACTCCTGGATGGAAGTTTTAAAAACAAAGTAATACATTACGGAGCAAGAGCAGACCAGACCTTGTCTATATCTATTGACAGTGCAAGAGCAAAAGATTTAGGTGCTTATGTGGTCAGTGGAACAGGAGCAACCACAAATGGTGCAGATACTGTGGCTAATGTTATAAGTGGAACAGATTTTGAGTTTGCATCAACAGAGACTATTTCAATAGCAGGTAGAACACTTACACCTGCCACTAATGAAATAACCGATGCAAAAAGAATTGCAGACTGGATTAATGGTGATAGTGTTCTTCAGGAGCTGGGTATAGAAGCCACTGTAAAAAACCAGAGTGTTGCAGATGCAACATGGACAAACATAACTGTAGGTAGTGATGACTCTGTAGATATAAAATTCTATGTTGGACCAGAAACCACCGCTGATTTTACCATCTCTTACGGAGCAGGTGAAACTATAACCTTAGATGACTTAGTGCAAAAAATTAACTCTGAAGCTTCAGCAAATGGTCTTAACCTTACTGCAAAAGCAGTAGATAATAAACTTGTGCTTGAAACAGACGGTGAAACAGTTGCTGTAGAAATTACTCTTACTGCAGGAACAGACACAGGAAATACTACAGATATCAATTTAGGTCAATTTATACAAGGTGGAACAGGTCAAACTCTTACAGACGCAGCAACAGCAACAGCATCAGGAGTTAAAGTGGGAGACTTAACTGTACTTGGCCCTGACTCATACAGCTATGACCTAACAGGTGTAAGTGGTGCTCTGGGTGTTACAGTAGCAACAGGCCCAGCTACTTTAAATAACCTTAACTCCCTTGATGTTACAAGTAATGCAAGTGCTGAACTTGCTATGAAGGTTATAGATATAGCTATAAAGAAAGTTGATACTTTAAGGTCAAATCTTGGTTCTATCCAGATAAACCTACAGGCTCTTATAGACAATAATGATTTCTCTGCTGTTCAAACAAGAGAAGCAGAATCACGTATTAGAAATGTTGACTTTGCTAAAGAAATGTCCAACTTCACAAAACAACAAACACTTATGCAGTCTGGTATGGCTATGCTTGCTCAAGCAAATCAGCTCCCACAGCTTGTTCTCCAGCTTCTCAGATAA
- a CDS encoding FAD-dependent oxidoreductase, whose protein sequence is MAKVVVVGAGFAGHYAALILSDALKGKGNHDITVITRVPKFTYIPSLVWVGIGKMSVDQVQFDLKPVYDKVGINLVHGVAKEVHPDEQYVVVELPNGETKNVDYDYIIMATGPYLNFEGTPGLGPDKGYTQSICTPPHATKAAAAYLELVQRMEKGDKVKIVIGTGHGAATCQGAAFEYISNVHNDLVDRGLRDRAEILWVSNEPALGDFGIDGLEMKHGGEIFTGEEMVRFLFEKYGIKWQIKSHVKQVDESKIYTIDVDGNENEIEYDFAMLIPQFKAQPIKWIDKDGNDITDKMCNPAGFVKVDAVYGKPYDELDGPDWPRTYQNPLYKNVFAAGIAFAPPGPLSRPSQAPDGSPIAPAPPRTGYTAELSGKAAALNIVDMIEGREPSHTASMAETPGLCVASLKHHLLTGEAVTIAIYPVARNRAAFPEYGRDLDNCVAEIGLAGAWFKWFLHHAFLYKLQAKPGWKLIP, encoded by the coding sequence ATGGCAAAGGTTGTGGTAGTAGGGGCAGGATTTGCCGGACATTATGCGGCACTTATTTTATCCGATGCCCTTAAAGGAAAGGGCAACCATGATATTACAGTAATTACCAGGGTTCCTAAGTTTACTTACATTCCTTCTCTTGTATGGGTCGGAATTGGTAAGATGAGTGTTGACCAAGTGCAGTTTGACCTTAAACCTGTTTATGACAAAGTGGGAATTAATCTTGTTCATGGTGTAGCAAAAGAAGTTCATCCTGACGAGCAATACGTTGTTGTTGAGCTTCCAAACGGAGAAACAAAAAATGTTGATTATGACTACATCATTATGGCAACAGGTCCTTATCTGAATTTTGAAGGAACACCAGGTCTGGGACCAGACAAAGGATATACCCAGTCAATCTGTACTCCTCCTCACGCAACTAAAGCAGCAGCAGCTTATCTGGAACTTGTTCAAAGAATGGAAAAAGGGGACAAAGTAAAAATAGTTATTGGAACAGGACACGGAGCTGCCACATGTCAGGGTGCTGCATTTGAGTATATCTCAAACGTTCATAATGACCTTGTGGATAGGGGACTTAGAGATAGAGCTGAAATACTTTGGGTTTCAAATGAACCAGCTCTTGGAGATTTTGGTATTGATGGCCTGGAGATGAAACATGGTGGTGAGATATTTACCGGCGAAGAAATGGTTCGTTTCTTATTTGAAAAATATGGTATCAAGTGGCAGATTAAATCTCATGTTAAGCAGGTTGATGAAAGCAAAATATACACCATTGATGTAGATGGAAATGAAAATGAAATTGAATATGATTTTGCAATGCTGATACCACAGTTCAAAGCTCAACCTATTAAATGGATAGATAAAGATGGAAATGATATAACAGACAAAATGTGTAATCCTGCAGGATTTGTAAAAGTTGACGCTGTATATGGAAAACCTTATGATGAGCTTGATGGCCCAGACTGGCCAAGAACATATCAAAACCCACTTTATAAAAATGTATTTGCAGCAGGTATTGCCTTTGCACCTCCAGGACCATTATCAAGACCATCTCAGGCTCCAGATGGTTCACCAATAGCACCAGCTCCACCAAGAACAGGTTATACAGCTGAACTTTCTGGTAAAGCAGCAGCTTTAAATATTGTGGATATGATTGAAGGTAGAGAACCATCCCATACAGCATCTATGGCAGAAACACCAGGTCTTTGTGTAGCTTCTCTTAAGCATCATCTTTTAACCGGTGAGGCTGTAACTATTGCTATTTATCCAGTTGCAAGAAATAGAGCTGCATTCCCAGAATATGGTAGAGACCTTGATAACTGTGTAGCAGAAATTGGACTTGCAGGTGCTTGGTTCAAATGGTTCTTACACCATGCATTCCTTTACAAGCTTCAGGCTAAACCAGGCTGGAAGCTTATACCATAA
- a CDS encoding flagellar protein FlaG, whose protein sequence is MDIKAISGTQASINMNSQNIEALDRKQINKVQENQSNLQEIKKEIPEDILKKAAEDLNKKFEMLNSQLKVEFDEDTGIKVVKIVDRETKEVVRQIPPEVMLKIAKYLDEVAGLLFNEKV, encoded by the coding sequence ATGGATATTAAAGCCATTTCTGGAACACAAGCAAGTATAAATATGAATTCCCAAAACATTGAAGCTTTAGACAGAAAACAGATAAATAAAGTTCAAGAAAATCAGTCCAATCTGCAGGAAATAAAAAAAGAAATCCCTGAAGATATTCTAAAAAAAGCAGCCGAAGATTTAAATAAAAAATTTGAAATGCTAAACTCTCAACTGAAAGTAGAATTTGACGAAGATACAGGAATAAAAGTAGTTAAAATCGTGGATAGGGAAACTAAAGAAGTAGTAAGACAAATTCCACCAGAAGTTATGCTAAAAATAGCTAAATATTTAGATGAAGTTGCAGGACTTCTATTTAATGAAAAAGTGTAG